From Nicotiana tabacum cultivar K326 chromosome 22, ASM71507v2, whole genome shotgun sequence, one genomic window encodes:
- the LOC107824952 gene encoding ubiquitin-like-conjugating enzyme ATG10 isoform X2: MSSDKAIINISTWDGTITSTDFYVAASNFAEQWNNLDLGFPHWSWINCPKGPLFAASKVEGYLSLENMVLPGSTEEDRNHCGLAGIEDLSCANEDVYTDTAILHKHCSDCATSIDGEPLAIEDLEKEFPAYTTQELAISKWTFITQEEHPYLNRPWYTLHPCGTGDWMKLLFSNEPSVVSQGGVAVEKYLIPWFSVICPIFGLKIPLKLFVNASNKSENVSYVT; this comes from the exons ATGTCATCAGATAAGGCCATAATTAACATCTCCACTTGGGATGGCACCATTACATCTACTGATTTTTACGTTGCTGCTTCTAATTTTGCTGAGCAATGGAACAATTTAGATCTAGGGTTTCCTCACTGGTCATGGATCAACTGTCCAAAGGGACCACTGTTTGCTGCTAGCAAG GTAGAAGGATATTTATCATTGGAGAATATGGTTCTTCCAGGATCCACTGAG GAAGATCGAAATCATTGTGGTCTTGCTGGAATAGAAGATTTGAGTTGCGCTAATGAAGATGTATATACGGATACTGCTATATTG CATAAACATTGTTCTGATTGTGCTACATCCATAGATGGAGAACCCTTGGCAATAGAAGACCTGGAAAAAGAGTTTCCTGCCTATACTACACAAGAATTAGCAATATCTAAATGGACCTTTATAACTCAGGAG GAGCACCCCTACCTGAATCGGCCATGGTACACGTTACATCCTTGTGGAACTGGTGACTGGATGAAGCTACTTTTCAGTAATGAACCTTCAGTGGTGTCTCAAGGTGGAGTTGCAGTTGAGAAATATCTGATCCCATGGTTTTCAGTTATATGTCCGATCTTTGGTCTTAAAATCCCCTTAAAATTGTTTGTAAATGCGTCTAACAAGTCTGAAAATGTTTCTTATGTAACATAG
- the LOC107824952 gene encoding ubiquitin-like-conjugating enzyme ATG10 isoform X1, producing the protein MSSDKAIINISTWDGTITSTDFYVAASNFAEQWNNLDLGFPHWSWINCPKGPLFAASKVEGYLSLENMVLPGSTEEDRNHCGLAGIEDLSCANEDVYTDTAILVQKHSQERHHYDFHVVYSSSFRVPVLYFRAYCSDGEPLAIEDLEKEFPAYTTQELAISKWTFITQEEHPYLNRPWYTLHPCGTGDWMKLLFSNEPSVVSQGGVAVEKYLIPWFSVICPIFGLKIPLKLFVNASNKSENVSYVT; encoded by the exons ATGTCATCAGATAAGGCCATAATTAACATCTCCACTTGGGATGGCACCATTACATCTACTGATTTTTACGTTGCTGCTTCTAATTTTGCTGAGCAATGGAACAATTTAGATCTAGGGTTTCCTCACTGGTCATGGATCAACTGTCCAAAGGGACCACTGTTTGCTGCTAGCAAG GTAGAAGGATATTTATCATTGGAGAATATGGTTCTTCCAGGATCCACTGAG GAAGATCGAAATCATTGTGGTCTTGCTGGAATAGAAGATTTGAGTTGCGCTAATGAAGATGTATATACGGATACTGCTATATTG GTTCAAAAGCACAGCCAAGAAAGACATCACTATGACTTCCATGTCGTCTACAGTTCCTCtttcagggttcccgtgctatatTTCCGTGCATACTGCAGTG ATGGAGAACCCTTGGCAATAGAAGACCTGGAAAAAGAGTTTCCTGCCTATACTACACAAGAATTAGCAATATCTAAATGGACCTTTATAACTCAGGAG GAGCACCCCTACCTGAATCGGCCATGGTACACGTTACATCCTTGTGGAACTGGTGACTGGATGAAGCTACTTTTCAGTAATGAACCTTCAGTGGTGTCTCAAGGTGGAGTTGCAGTTGAGAAATATCTGATCCCATGGTTTTCAGTTATATGTCCGATCTTTGGTCTTAAAATCCCCTTAAAATTGTTTGTAAATGCGTCTAACAAGTCTGAAAATGTTTCTTATGTAACATAG